One genomic window of Methanosalsum zhilinae DSM 4017 includes the following:
- a CDS encoding emp24/gp25L/p24 family protein, with protein MADIDIKRGYEILPDNSIKFGIRVTNNTVTTISEVETILDYSEELFKLEGVKIKRLGQLPPKSERTAIFILKPLTCIHNEKITATVLYKDSKWELNVEKMKSKCVDCVCPFLKEKQLSRKHFIEKNSHGKSLKQYLYFKGISTSHLISLLNDVCANRLYKIEEFEFNDGIMVYYSAESISDNVDYLLTVFVKNIDDLCVVYFKAASNKEHGLSGFLSEISSELNQVVSTVKSAQEISFVKKENIINIKDSVIQRTNFNNNQDVSNLCIEDSVIQNTHFSSTKPSNSIDNEYTSPFESIESENSGTNSEYFSEKKRANNFDNKKTFFSIFFLLVIILSMVPLFETTYEVKKPIYTTETYISTEPQEKIETYIEQEPYEVLEQDSRTIVDEKRTVRPGYYLYFKRYIDSDSKVKNTITGKIVETAGYDINFFVFDETNFKNWASGSSSSRYVSATRVSSHNFQFTPKQSGNYYFVLDNRYSWFTNKVPEITVEWKYEHILTKYRDVERERTIIEYVDVEKEREVTKYVAVQDKKKANLIELLVAHDW; from the coding sequence ATGGCGGATATTGATATTAAAAGAGGGTATGAGATACTGCCAGACAACAGTATCAAATTTGGAATTAGAGTCACTAACAATACGGTAACTACTATTTCTGAAGTTGAAACTATTTTGGATTACTCGGAAGAACTTTTTAAATTAGAGGGGGTCAAAATTAAACGGTTAGGTCAGCTTCCACCAAAATCTGAACGTACTGCTATATTTATCTTAAAACCATTAACATGCATTCATAATGAAAAAATCACGGCAACCGTTCTTTACAAAGATTCTAAGTGGGAACTGAACGTTGAAAAGATGAAAAGTAAATGTGTTGATTGCGTTTGTCCTTTTCTAAAAGAGAAACAATTAAGCCGAAAACATTTCATTGAAAAAAACTCACATGGAAAATCACTAAAACAATATCTTTATTTTAAAGGCATTTCTACCTCTCACCTGATCTCACTATTAAACGATGTTTGTGCTAATCGCTTATATAAAATTGAAGAATTTGAATTCAATGATGGGATAATGGTATATTATTCTGCCGAGTCAATCAGTGATAATGTAGATTATCTATTAACAGTTTTTGTAAAAAATATAGATGATCTTTGCGTAGTATACTTTAAAGCAGCATCAAATAAAGAGCATGGTTTATCAGGCTTCTTGAGCGAGATCTCATCAGAACTTAATCAAGTTGTTAGTACTGTAAAAAGTGCACAGGAAATTAGCTTTGTAAAAAAAGAAAATATAATCAACATTAAAGATTCTGTAATTCAACGAACAAATTTCAATAATAATCAGGATGTTTCAAATCTATGCATAGAAGATAGTGTTATACAAAACACTCATTTTTCTTCAACTAAACCTTCTAATAGCATAGACAATGAATATACAAGTCCCTTCGAATCCATTGAATCAGAAAACTCTGGCACAAATAGTGAATATTTTAGCGAAAAAAAGAGAGCAAATAATTTTGACAATAAAAAAACTTTTTTTTCAATATTCTTTCTACTTGTTATAATTTTGTCCATGGTACCTTTATTCGAAACCACATACGAAGTAAAAAAACCGATCTACACAACTGAAACATATATCAGTACTGAGCCACAAGAAAAAATCGAAACTTACATAGAACAAGAACCTTATGAAGTTTTAGAACAAGATTCGCGTACTATAGTTGATGAAAAAAGAACAGTTAGACCTGGTTACTATCTTTATTTTAAAAGATATATAGATAGTGATAGCAAAGTTAAAAATACTATCACTGGCAAAATTGTTGAAACTGCAGGCTATGATATAAATTTTTTTGTTTTCGATGAAACTAATTTTAAAAATTGGGCAAGTGGCTCTTCTTCTTCAAGGTACGTTAGTGCTACAAGAGTTAGTTCACATAATTTCCAATTTACTCCAAAGCAATCTGGGAACTATTATTTTGTCTTAGATAATCGATATTCATGGTTCACTAATAAAGTTCCTGAGATTACGGTTGAATGGAAATATGAGCACATTTTAACAAAATATCGAGATGTTGAAAGAGAAAGAACAATAATAGAATATGTAGATGTTGAGAAAGAGAGGGAAGTCACAAAATATGTTGCTGTTCAAGATAAGAAAAAGGCAAATTTAATTGAACTCTTAGTCGCTCATGATTGGTAA